In the Desulfobacteraceae bacterium genome, ACGACCGCCGGCTGCAGGACCTCTCCCAGAAGATCCAGGAGCATCTCGGCTTTCGCTGCGAGATCGAGTACATCGTTTCCGAGGACTCCGATATTCACGTGGTGCAGGCCAAGGACATCTCGCGGGTGGAGGTCCTCGAGCAGAAGGAAAGCGAGCGCAGCATCCAGCTGGACGGCATCCGCCGCATCCGCAAGCGCCGCAACTACCGCGAACGCCCCATCTACGTGATGGACAACATGGCGCTTTACCTCGCTATCGTCGGCCTGTGCGAGGATATCGTCAACGCCGGCCACCCCATCGAAGCGGGCCTGGAGGAGATCCGCGGTCTCATCCGGAGCTGCGAAACCACGCTGGAGGATTTTGCCCTGCGCCATGAGCGCTTCGCGGTCCTGGGGCTGTCCATCGAGGTCCCCGAGGACCTCTACCAGGTGGCCAACCATTACCTGGACGACAGCCCGGAGCACCAGAAAGCGCTATCCCGCCTGCTGCTCGACAACCGCTACCAGATCGACTTTTTTCTCTCCGAGGCCGACACCCTGATCGCCAAGGACAAGATCCGCATCAATCTCTGCGGCCATGACGCCTACGGCATCGACACGGTGCGCAACCCGCTGTGGTCGGTCTACTGGGAAATCGAACGCCACGACCGCATCGTCCAGGAGTTCAAGCGCATCGGTTTTAAAACCGGTGATTTCGTCTGCATCCACATCGACGCCAACGACAAGCCCACCGTCTGCCGGCATTAAACCGCAGCCGCTTGCACCAGCACACGGCGGGGTGCGCTTCAGGCGGGGGCACCAAGGGAGCAGCGAACATGCAGAAACCCGTCCGGAATGACGCCAAATCAGGCGAAGCCGCCCAGCCGGTAAAGGTCTGGGACCTTCCCACGCGGCTCTTTCACTGGCTGCTGGCGGCCCTGGTGGCCGCCTCGTTTGTGACCGGCAGGATCGGCGGCACCGCCATGAGCTACCACGAGCAAAGCGGCCTGGCGATCCTGGTGCTGCTGCTCTTCCGGCTGGTCTGGGGACTGTGCGGCAGCCGCTCAGCGCGGTTTGCCGCCTTCCTCGAAGGTCCGCGGGCGGTTCTGGGCTACGCCCGGACGCTGCTGGGCCCCGATACCCCCCGCCACCTGGGGCACAACCCCCTGGGCGGCTGGTCGGTCATCGCCATGCTGGCAGTTCTGCTCTTTCAGGCGGGAACGGGTCTTTTCGCCAACGACGACATCCTGACCGAAGGCCCGCTCTATTCCTGGGTGGGAAAAGCCACCAGCGACGCCCTGACCCGCAGCCACCTCTTCAACCGCCAGATCATCGTCGTGCTGGTCGGGCTGCACCTGGGGGCGGTTCTTTTTCACTGGGCGGTCAAGGGCGAGAACCTGATCAAACCGATGATCACCGGGGTTAAAAACTGGGAAGGCGCGGCCGCGTCGCCGGCGGACGGTCCCACCTGGCTGGCCGCCGTAATAGCGCTTCTGGCGGCCGGGGCCGTTTACCTGCTGGTGGGCTGAGGGGACAGCCGCTAACCGGCGGCCAAAAGCGCGTCGCGCAGCGCCTGGAGGGCGGCGGCGTGGTTTGAAAATATCCAGTCGACCCCACGGTTCAGCTCACGGAAGAGACAGTTGCGGGATGCCACGAAGCCGGTGCCGGTTCCCTGGGCGGCCTGCCGGTGCCGCCGGATCAGGCGGTCGCTGAGCATCACGTAGTGGCCGGTGAGGCCGCCGTAGCGGCGCTCCAGGGCGAGCCGGCTCACACCCCCCAGGGGCCCCTGCCCCACGGGCAGAAAGGTTTGCGGCGGGGCGACCTCGAAGGTATCGAAAACCGCCGCCGTCAGGGACAGAAAATGATAGTCGCGCCCGGGGGTCAGGGCGGCCAGTTCCTCGGCCAGGCGGCGGCGCTGATTTGGTGCGTCCGGAAACAGCTCCTGCTTCAGGTCGATCATCAGGTGCAGGCGCCGACCACAGGCGGCCACCACCTCCGCCAGCGTCGGCACCAGCGGGGCGCGTGCGCGCAGCCCGGCAAAGGTCAGCGCCGCCACCCGCAGGGGCAGCCCAAACACCCGGCGCAGGTCCGGGTCGTGGATCACCACCGGCACCAGGTCGCGGGTCCAGCGGATGTCCAGCTCGATCCCCCACACCCCGCACGAGCGCGCGGCTTTAAATGCCGCCAGGGTGTTTTCGGGCACCCCGCGGTTGTCGTGCTGGCCGCGGTGGGCTATGATTTTACAGCGACGCAAGCGCTCACGCCCGGGGAAAGGCTGGGGGCGGCGGCGATAAATCGCGTCCACCACGCGGTGAAAGGCGGGTTCCAGGCGGGATAATAGATTCATCGCTTGCCAAGGGGTTGACAGTTCCGTAAAAAACCCAATTTCCGCCTTGCGCTGCACCTCGAAGTCGCTGCGGCGTAAATAAATACGCCTCACGCCGCTGAGATTTGCGCGCCGTAACTCGGCTTTTTTACGAAGCTGTCTGGTTT is a window encoding:
- a CDS encoding cytochrome b/b6 domain-containing protein; translated protein: MQKPVRNDAKSGEAAQPVKVWDLPTRLFHWLLAALVAASFVTGRIGGTAMSYHEQSGLAILVLLLFRLVWGLCGSRSARFAAFLEGPRAVLGYARTLLGPDTPRHLGHNPLGGWSVIAMLAVLLFQAGTGLFANDDILTEGPLYSWVGKATSDALTRSHLFNRQIIVVLVGLHLGAVLFHWAVKGENLIKPMITGVKNWEGAAASPADGPTWLAAVIALLAAGAVYLLVG